A single genomic interval of Gossypium raimondii isolate GPD5lz chromosome 11, ASM2569854v1, whole genome shotgun sequence harbors:
- the LOC105801583 gene encoding cytosolic sulfotransferase 15, with translation MNTAEMFSLTQKMEKSWDNEFQELVKALPKEDGWIGSHLYFYQGFWCPALVLKSFISFQKNFQAFASDVILATFPKCGTTWLKALAYITLYRSHFARDENPLLSSSPHQLVRFLEYDLYLNNPFPDLQNACAYEPRLFATHVPYASLPTSITDSNSKIVYICRNPLDMFISLWLFSTKLRDNNLRPLSPDEAFDKFYHGIYAFGPFFEHVLGYWKASRENPNKILFLKYEDLMEDTNSHLKNLAMFLGVPFTEDEEKQGVVPEIVKMCSFENLKELEVNKKGLHASGIPNADFFRKGEVGDWSNHLTPSMVERLEKLIQEKLNNSGLTFKLSCKTSRIFHPTE, from the coding sequence ATGAATACAGCAGAAATGTTTTCGCTAACCCAAAAAATGGAAAAGTCATGGGATAATGAATTCCAAGAACTGGTGAAAGCCCTCCCTAAAGAAGATGGTTGGATTGGATCCCATCTTTATTTCTATCAAGGTTTTTGGTGCCCAGCTCTTGTTTTAAAATCTTTCATttctttccaaaaaaatttccaAGCATTTGCTTCCGATGTTATCCTTGCCACTTTCCCCAAATGTGGCACTACTTGGCTTAAGGCGTTGGCTTACATCACTTTATACCGCTCTCACTTTGCAAGGGATGAGAACCCCTTGCTTTCCTCTAGTCCTCACCAACTGGTTCGTTTCTTAGAGTATGATCTCTACTTGAACAACCCTTTTCCTGATCTCCAAAACGCTTGTGCTTATGAGCCTAGGCTTTTTGCCACCCACGTTCCTTATGCTTCTTTGCCTACTTCCATTACAGATTCCAACTCTAAGATTGTTTACATATGTAGGAACCCCTTGGATATGTTCATTTCGCTTTGGCTTTTCAGTACCAAGCTTCGAGACAACAACCTAAGGCCACTATCACCAGATGAAGCTTTTGACAAGTTCTACCATGGAATTTATGCATTTGGACCCTTTTTTGAGCATGTATTGGGATATTGGAAGGCAAGCCGAGAGAATCCCaacaaaatattgtttttaaaatatgaagatCTTATGGAAGATACCAATTCTCATCTAAAAAATTTAGCTATGTTTTTAGGAGTTCCTTTCACAGAGGATGAAGAGAAACAAGGAGTTGTTccagaaatagtaaaaatgtgtAGCTTTGAGAACTTAAAAGAATTGGAAGTGAACAAGAAGGGCTTACACGCTTCTGGAATTCCAAACGcagatttttttagaaaaggaGAAGTGGGAGATTGGAGCAATCATCTCACACCTTCCATGGTTGAACGTTTGGAAAAACTTATTCAAGAGAAATTGAATAACTCAGGTTTAACATTTAAACTCTCCTGCAAAACTTCAAGGATATTCCACCCAACagaataa